The Deltaproteobacteria bacterium genome includes a window with the following:
- a CDS encoding hydrogenase iron-sulfur subunit → MTHHFEPKIVAFCCQYUAYSAADLAGSMRLQYPTNIRVIMVPCTGRVDVIHLLNAIEEGADGVYVAGCLEGDCHYISGNLKARKRVGQVKKILTELGLEPERVEMYNLSAAQGPRFAEIAREMTDKIKALGPSPVGTMDKAA, encoded by the coding sequence ATGACCCATCATTTTGAACCCAAGATCGTGGCCTTCTGCTGCCAATACTGAGCCTATAGCGCAGCGGACCTGGCAGGTTCGATGAGGCTGCAATATCCAACCAACATTCGGGTTATCATGGTCCCTTGCACCGGCCGGGTGGATGTGATCCACCTGCTCAATGCCATTGAGGAAGGGGCGGACGGCGTCTATGTGGCCGGTTGTCTGGAAGGGGATTGCCACTATATCAGCGGTAATCTGAAGGCCCGCAAACGGGTCGGACAGGTTAAAAAGATCCTGACTGAATTAGGCCTTGAGCCGGAACGGGTCGAGATGTATAACCTCTCGGCCGCCCAGGGTCCCCGGTTTGCCGAGATCGCCCGGGAAATGACCGATAAGATCAAGGCGTTAGGTCCCAGTCCGGTCGGGACCATGGATAAAGCGGCATGA